A part of Gallaecimonas xiamenensis 3-C-1 genomic DNA contains:
- a CDS encoding metal-sensing transcriptional repressor — MQPTAEQQDKMLKRLARVEGQLRGVQKLIREQADCEKVMQQLTASRKALDKAFFEMMACVIEGNALEDSGADAQERMAEIRRLLTKYA, encoded by the coding sequence ATGCAACCCACGGCAGAACAACAAGACAAGATGCTCAAGCGCCTGGCGCGGGTGGAAGGGCAGCTGCGCGGCGTGCAAAAGCTGATCCGCGAACAGGCCGACTGTGAAAAGGTGATGCAGCAGCTCACCGCCTCCCGCAAGGCCCTGGACAAGGCGTTTTTCGAGATGATGGCTTGTGTTATCGAGGGCAATGCCCTGGAGGACAGCGGCGCCGACGCCCAGGAGCGAATGGCGGAAATTCGCCGGCTGCTCACCAAGTACGCCTGA
- a CDS encoding helix-hairpin-helix domain-containing protein, protein MNPDKVSRARLKALTDLPNIGKAGAADLRLLGIKTPADLKGQDPFDLYLRLCALTGSRQDPCVLDVLMSVTAFMEGDSPKPWWAYTQERKARFPDL, encoded by the coding sequence ATGAACCCCGATAAGGTCAGCCGCGCGCGGCTAAAGGCGCTGACCGATCTTCCTAATATCGGCAAGGCCGGGGCCGCTGACCTTAGGCTGCTGGGCATCAAGACCCCGGCCGATCTCAAGGGCCAGGACCCTTTTGATCTTTACCTGCGCCTGTGCGCCTTGACCGGCAGCCGCCAAGACCCTTGCGTGCTGGACGTGCTGATGTCGGTGACCGCCTTTATGGAAGGGGACAGCCCCAAGCCCTGGTGGGCCTACACCCAAGAGCGCAAGGCGCGATTTCCGGATCTCTAG
- a CDS encoding pYEATS domain-containing protein, which translates to MDIQIKQNVIRSSDGRIKYKRFSPNGRDHYHLGVWIDGEERDLDQISFVEYRLHSTFTNPLRRSANRRNNFSITFWTWGMFQIEVTLHLHNGQTQRLSHNLAYQLPADEGNNYVDVSQKEEC; encoded by the coding sequence ATGGATATTCAGATAAAACAGAACGTCATTCGCAGCAGCGACGGCCGCATCAAGTACAAGAGGTTCAGCCCCAATGGCCGTGACCATTACCACCTGGGGGTCTGGATAGACGGTGAAGAGCGGGACCTGGACCAGATAAGCTTCGTCGAATACCGGCTCCATTCCACCTTCACTAACCCGCTGCGCCGCTCGGCCAACCGCCGTAACAATTTTTCCATCACCTTCTGGACCTGGGGCATGTTCCAGATTGAGGTGACACTGCACCTGCATAACGGCCAAACCCAGCGCCTGAGCCACAACCTGGCCTATCAACTGCCGGCCGACGAGGGCAACAACTATGTGGATGTCTCGCAAAAGGAAGAATGCTAA
- a CDS encoding efflux RND transporter permease subunit, whose protein sequence is MTKLGVAGRLAAWGERSRLTPLLALFGLLLGLLAATITPREEEPQIDVTMADVMVAFPGARAQTVESALATPLEQHLARMSGIDHLYSQSRPGQALVTVQFKVGVDRRQAQTELFDALASWSGSGAYGQPLVKIRGIEDVPVLTLTLSGQGDLKALADTLKGPLQNVPGVRELTIIGAEPEQVELTLDQGALARLGLDLGRVAQALSAQNPSMQAGYRLDGGLMVPVQAGHFIDSLHSLNNLVVTVVDGRPVLLSQLAQIHPGPSVPSRYVWTRERGGEAAPALTLAITKKAGENAVTVAQALLARLDSLKAQWLPPGLKVEVSRNYGQTADDKANTLIHKLIFATLSVVALVLLTLGRREALVVGSAVVLTLAVTLFASWAWGFTLNRVSLFALIFSIGILVDDAIVVVENIHRHLAMGKSLKTAIPGAVDEVGGPTILATFTVIAALLPMAFVSGLMGPYMSPIPINASLGMLLSLLIALTVTPWLARHLLKDQGHGQGAPSPLEGFFARLMGPFVARRRNRYLLGFGLIALIVLALGLAGVQAVVLKMLPFDNKSELKVVLDMPEGTSLEDTNGVLLAMADALDDIDEVTGSQVYAGTASPIGFNGLVRQYYLRQGANLGDIQVSLKDKHQRRRSSHQLALAIRARLLPLANGGALKVVEVPPGPPVLAPIVAEVYGPDRHQGAQAVLAALAATDGIVDLDSTLVADRSEEIWQLDRQKAALLGVNPQAAAQALTGALSGLDVTYLALAGQTEPVALRLRLPGALQGQLAQLEGVSVTSLGGHSVPLAELVARQRVPFDQPRYHKDLRPVVYVTADMAGALDSPLYGLFAAAGRLALPQSYTTQPNQWTGAAVKWDGEWQITFETFCDMGLAYAVGLVLIYLLVVGHFGNYAVPLVIMAPIPLTLIGIMPGHALLGAQFTATSMIGMIALAGIIVRNSILLVEVINSEVAAGQPLEQALVRASALRAKPIVLTALAAMLGALFILDDPIFNGLSVSLIFGMAVSTLLTLLVIPLLYGALLRRTGQAKAGAG, encoded by the coding sequence ATGACTAAGCTCGGTGTGGCGGGCCGCCTGGCCGCCTGGGGCGAGCGTTCCCGGCTGACGCCGCTGCTGGCCCTGTTCGGGCTGCTGCTGGGGCTGCTGGCCGCCACCATCACCCCCAGGGAAGAAGAGCCGCAAATCGACGTGACCATGGCCGATGTGATGGTGGCTTTTCCCGGCGCCCGGGCCCAGACCGTGGAGTCGGCCCTGGCCACCCCCCTGGAGCAGCACCTGGCGCGGATGAGCGGTATCGACCATCTCTACTCCCAGTCCCGCCCCGGCCAGGCCTTGGTGACGGTGCAGTTCAAGGTGGGGGTGGACCGCCGCCAGGCCCAGACCGAACTCTTTGACGCCCTGGCCTCCTGGTCCGGCAGTGGCGCTTATGGCCAGCCCCTGGTGAAGATCCGTGGCATCGAAGACGTGCCGGTACTGACCCTGACCTTAAGCGGCCAGGGGGATCTCAAGGCCCTGGCCGACACCCTCAAGGGGCCCTTGCAGAACGTGCCCGGGGTTAGGGAACTGACCATCATCGGCGCCGAACCGGAACAGGTGGAGCTGACCCTGGACCAGGGCGCCCTGGCCCGGCTGGGGCTGGATCTTGGCCGGGTTGCCCAGGCGTTGTCGGCCCAGAACCCCAGCATGCAGGCCGGCTACCGCCTGGACGGCGGGCTGATGGTGCCGGTGCAGGCCGGCCACTTTATCGACAGCCTGCACAGCCTTAACAACCTGGTGGTGACAGTGGTGGACGGCCGGCCGGTGTTGTTGTCGCAGTTGGCGCAAATTCACCCCGGCCCCTCGGTGCCCAGCCGCTATGTCTGGACCCGTGAGCGGGGCGGCGAGGCGGCCCCGGCCCTGACCCTGGCCATCACCAAAAAGGCCGGTGAAAACGCCGTGACCGTGGCCCAGGCCCTGCTGGCGCGGCTGGACAGCCTCAAGGCCCAGTGGCTGCCACCGGGGCTCAAGGTGGAGGTCAGCCGCAACTACGGCCAAACCGCCGATGACAAGGCCAACACCCTGATCCACAAGCTTATCTTTGCCACCCTGTCGGTGGTGGCCCTGGTGCTGCTGACCCTGGGGCGGCGCGAGGCCCTGGTGGTAGGCAGCGCCGTGGTGCTGACCCTGGCGGTGACCCTCTTTGCCTCCTGGGCCTGGGGCTTTACCCTCAACCGGGTGTCCCTCTTTGCGCTGATTTTTTCCATCGGCATCCTGGTGGACGACGCCATAGTGGTGGTAGAGAACATCCACCGCCACCTGGCCATGGGCAAATCCCTGAAAACCGCCATCCCCGGCGCCGTCGACGAAGTGGGAGGCCCCACCATACTGGCCACCTTTACCGTTATCGCCGCCCTGTTGCCCATGGCCTTTGTCAGCGGCCTGATGGGCCCTTATATGAGCCCCATCCCCATCAACGCCTCCCTTGGCATGCTGCTGTCACTGCTGATCGCCCTGACCGTCACCCCTTGGCTGGCTCGCCACCTGTTAAAGGACCAGGGCCATGGCCAGGGCGCGCCAAGCCCCCTGGAAGGCTTCTTTGCCCGGCTGATGGGGCCCTTTGTAGCCAGGCGGCGCAACCGCTACCTGCTGGGCTTTGGCCTTATCGCCCTGATTGTGCTGGCCTTGGGCCTGGCCGGGGTGCAGGCGGTGGTCTTGAAGATGCTGCCCTTTGACAACAAGTCCGAACTGAAAGTGGTGCTGGACATGCCGGAAGGCACCAGCCTGGAAGACACCAACGGGGTGCTGCTGGCCATGGCCGATGCCTTGGATGATATCGACGAGGTGACCGGCAGCCAGGTGTATGCCGGTACCGCCTCTCCCATCGGTTTTAACGGCCTGGTGCGCCAATACTATTTGCGCCAGGGGGCCAACCTGGGGGACATCCAGGTCAGCCTCAAGGACAAGCACCAAAGGCGCCGCTCCAGCCACCAACTGGCCCTGGCTATCCGCGCCCGGCTGCTGCCCCTGGCCAACGGCGGCGCCCTTAAAGTCGTGGAAGTGCCCCCCGGGCCGCCGGTGCTGGCGCCCATAGTGGCGGAGGTGTACGGCCCTGACCGCCACCAGGGCGCCCAGGCAGTGCTTGCGGCCCTGGCCGCCACCGACGGCATCGTCGATTTGGACAGCACCCTGGTGGCGGACCGCTCAGAAGAGATATGGCAGCTAGACCGGCAAAAGGCGGCGCTGCTGGGGGTGAACCCCCAGGCGGCGGCCCAGGCCCTGACCGGCGCCCTGTCGGGGCTGGATGTAACCTACCTGGCCCTGGCCGGCCAGACCGAGCCGGTGGCGCTGCGCCTGCGCCTGCCCGGGGCCTTGCAAGGGCAGCTGGCCCAGCTCGAGGGGGTTAGCGTTACCAGCCTGGGCGGCCACAGTGTGCCCTTGGCCGAACTGGTGGCGCGCCAGCGTGTTCCCTTTGACCAGCCCCGTTACCACAAAGACCTGCGGCCCGTGGTCTATGTCACGGCGGATATGGCCGGGGCCCTGGACAGCCCCCTTTACGGCCTCTTTGCTGCCGCCGGCCGCCTTGCCTTGCCCCAAAGCTATACCACCCAGCCGAACCAATGGACGGGGGCCGCCGTCAAATGGGACGGGGAATGGCAGATCACCTTCGAGACCTTTTGCGACATGGGCCTGGCCTACGCCGTGGGCCTGGTGCTTATCTACCTGCTGGTGGTGGGGCACTTTGGCAACTACGCGGTGCCCCTGGTGATCATGGCCCCCATTCCCCTGACCCTTATCGGCATCATGCCCGGCCATGCCCTGCTGGGTGCCCAGTTCACTGCCACGTCCATGATCGGCATGATCGCCCTGGCCGGCATCATAGTGCGTAACTCCATCTTGCTGGTGGAGGTGATCAACAGCGAAGTGGCGGCGGGCCAACCCCTGGAGCAGGCGCTGGTGCGGGCCTCGGCCCTGAGGGCCAAGCCCATAGTGCTGACGGCGCTGGCGGCCATGCTGGGGGCCCTTTTTATCCTCGATGACCCCATCTTCAACGGCCTGTCGGTGAGCCTGATCTTCGGCATGGCGGTCAGCACCCTGCTGACCCTGCTGGTGATCCCCTTGCTCTACGGCGCCTTGCTGCGCCGCACTGGACAGGCCAAGGCAGGTGCAGGATGA
- a CDS encoding DUF1294 domain-containing protein, with protein sequence MRYQGRLSNWNDDKGFGFVEPNGGGTRAFVHIKAFAGRGRRPQEGDLIHYRLAKDASGRYQAVAVRLVKDQGRPQGKSGGFGSALGLVFLLVMLALGLVRLLPMALAFVYLGASLLSLLLYARDKHAAQRNQWRTPENTLHLLALAGGWPGAAMAQYFFRHKSKKTAFRALFWATVLLNLGALGWLLASPRGQALLQQLPH encoded by the coding sequence ATGAGATACCAGGGACGGCTGAGCAACTGGAACGACGACAAGGGCTTTGGCTTTGTGGAGCCCAACGGCGGCGGTACCCGCGCCTTCGTGCACATCAAGGCCTTTGCAGGGCGCGGCCGGCGCCCACAGGAAGGGGACCTTATCCACTACCGCCTGGCCAAGGACGCCAGTGGCCGCTACCAGGCGGTGGCGGTGCGGCTGGTCAAAGACCAAGGGCGGCCCCAGGGCAAAAGCGGCGGCTTTGGCTCAGCCTTGGGGTTGGTGTTTTTGCTGGTGATGCTGGCCCTGGGGCTGGTGCGGCTGCTGCCCATGGCCCTGGCGTTTGTCTACCTTGGCGCCAGCTTGTTAAGCCTGCTGCTCTACGCCCGCGACAAGCACGCGGCGCAGCGCAACCAGTGGCGCACCCCGGAGAATACCCTGCACCTGCTGGCCCTGGCCGGTGGCTGGCCAGGGGCAGCCATGGCCCAGTACTTTTTCCGCCACAAGTCCAAGAAAACGGCCTTTCGCGCCCTGTTCTGGGCCACAGTGCTACTGAACCTTGGCGCCCTGGGCTGGCTGCTGGCAAGCCCCAGAGGCCAGGCGCTACTGCAACAATTGCCCCATTGA
- a CDS encoding YgaP family membrane protein, with product MNVDKVVMRFAGLMVLVSLLLAWAFSPYWLWLTAFVGANLFQASFTGFCPLAMLLKKLGVKTGTAF from the coding sequence ATGAACGTCGACAAAGTGGTGATGCGATTTGCCGGCCTGATGGTGCTGGTCAGCCTGCTGCTGGCCTGGGCCTTCAGCCCTTACTGGCTGTGGTTGACCGCCTTTGTGGGGGCCAATCTGTTCCAAGCTTCCTTTACTGGATTTTGCCCCCTGGCGATGCTGCTGAAAAAGCTCGGGGTTAAAACCGGCACTGCCTTCTAA
- a CDS encoding beta-lactamase hydrolase domain-containing protein gives MSLPVSACHQFSDTLYCAGQPSAAELAACRDQGVKTVINLTLSKEQPFDEAAEAKALGLGYHHLPIAGPLDMNPANCQALKALLAEAQGPVLLHCGTANRAGGMLAALAYHCDGQPLDQALALGRKGGLTQLEGAVRQCLCGGE, from the coding sequence ATGTCATTGCCCGTTTCTGCCTGCCATCAATTTTCCGACACCCTGTACTGCGCCGGCCAGCCCAGCGCCGCAGAGCTGGCCGCCTGCCGCGACCAGGGGGTGAAGACCGTTATCAACCTGACCCTTAGCAAGGAACAGCCCTTTGACGAAGCGGCCGAGGCCAAGGCCCTGGGCCTTGGCTACCACCATCTGCCCATCGCCGGCCCCCTGGATATGAACCCGGCCAATTGCCAGGCCCTCAAGGCGCTGCTGGCCGAGGCTCAAGGGCCGGTGCTGCTCCATTGCGGCACCGCCAATAGGGCGGGGGGTATGTTGGCGGCCCTGGCCTATCACTGTGACGGCCAGCCGCTGGACCAGGCCTTGGCCCTGGGCCGCAAGGGCGGCCTGACCCAACTCGAAGGCGCGGTGCGCCAATGTCTGTGTGGAGGTGAATGA
- a CDS encoding phytanoyl-CoA dioxygenase family protein, producing MTPPGLTELALESQQIQQQGYALLRQAIPPTWLAGLRQAFDEGVRPSAQWPVPRGPDWRHALVDLDPKVQALCRLPPLLAVVGALIGEDFFLAQVEGREPLGGGGYQRLHRDLSAQRPGDTVNAIAYLDDYGPANGATRLVPASHRGPFDAARADADFEAKAMQLEGKAGDILVFDADLVHAASVNRSGARRRSLLLGYFAKSLFGAHQQSAALRGVRMDTSEWFPAQG from the coding sequence ATGACGCCTCCAGGGCTCACCGAGCTGGCCCTTGAAAGCCAACAAATCCAGCAGCAGGGCTACGCCCTATTAAGACAAGCCATACCCCCCACCTGGCTGGCAGGCCTTCGCCAGGCCTTTGATGAAGGGGTGAGGCCCTCGGCGCAGTGGCCTGTGCCCAGGGGTCCGGATTGGCGCCATGCCCTGGTGGACTTGGACCCCAAGGTGCAGGCGCTATGTCGCTTACCGCCGCTGCTGGCCGTGGTGGGGGCATTGATTGGCGAGGACTTTTTCCTGGCCCAGGTGGAGGGGCGTGAACCCCTTGGCGGGGGCGGCTACCAGCGGCTGCACCGGGATCTGTCGGCCCAGCGGCCGGGGGATACGGTCAATGCCATCGCCTACCTCGACGACTACGGCCCGGCCAATGGTGCCACCCGCCTGGTGCCCGCCAGCCATCGCGGTCCATTTGACGCCGCCCGGGCCGACGCCGACTTTGAAGCCAAAGCCATGCAGCTGGAGGGTAAGGCGGGGGACATACTGGTGTTTGACGCCGACCTGGTGCACGCCGCTAGCGTCAACCGCAGCGGTGCCAGGCGCCGCTCCCTGCTGCTGGGCTATTTTGCCAAGTCCCTCTTTGGCGCCCACCAACAAAGCGCCGCCCTAAGGGGGGTGCGCATGGATACCTCAGAGTGGTTCCCGGCCCAGGGGTGA
- a CDS encoding efflux RND transporter periplasmic adaptor subunit: protein MTRLLALVLLAWPALAAPLTLKTQTLADTLALEGLVEASNSATVSAQTSGRVAQVLVDVGDQVPAGAVILRIHALEQSQALDRAKASLAASQAALTQARQEWQRVSSLVAQKLLPQAELDKARASLDSASAGAKAAKAAVATADEQLAYTEIKAPYSGVVSARLVEPGELVLPGTPLMSGFDPASLRLHLDLPASLASAARQYQWARVAGQAPDKLLFFPTADGQSGTVRLRLQLGPAFAAMPGQWLKVVVKVGEHQGLLVPKRLVKRQGELQLVRMAGGSWRAVRLGAALGDQLEVLSGLGAGEELADD, encoded by the coding sequence ATGACCCGCCTGCTTGCCCTTGTGCTGTTGGCCTGGCCGGCCCTGGCTGCGCCATTGACCCTAAAAACCCAGACCCTGGCCGACACCCTGGCCCTGGAAGGCCTGGTGGAAGCCAGCAACAGCGCTACTGTGTCGGCCCAGACCTCGGGCCGGGTGGCCCAGGTGCTGGTGGATGTAGGGGACCAGGTTCCGGCGGGGGCCGTTATCCTCAGGATCCACGCCCTGGAGCAATCCCAGGCCCTGGACCGAGCCAAGGCCAGCCTGGCAGCCAGCCAGGCGGCCCTTACCCAGGCCCGCCAGGAATGGCAGCGGGTGTCGAGCCTGGTGGCGCAAAAGCTGTTGCCCCAGGCCGAACTGGACAAGGCCAGGGCCAGCCTCGACAGCGCCAGCGCAGGCGCCAAGGCGGCCAAGGCGGCGGTAGCTACCGCCGATGAACAGCTGGCCTACACCGAGATCAAGGCCCCCTACAGCGGCGTGGTCAGCGCCCGGCTGGTGGAACCCGGGGAGCTGGTGCTGCCCGGCACGCCGCTGATGAGTGGTTTTGACCCGGCCAGTTTGCGCCTGCACCTGGATCTGCCCGCCAGCCTGGCCAGTGCTGCCCGCCAATACCAGTGGGCCAGGGTGGCCGGCCAGGCCCCGGACAAGCTGCTGTTTTTCCCCACCGCCGACGGCCAGAGCGGCACGGTGCGGCTGCGCCTGCAGCTGGGGCCGGCCTTCGCCGCCATGCCGGGGCAATGGCTGAAGGTGGTGGTCAAAGTGGGTGAGCACCAGGGCCTGCTGGTACCCAAGCGCCTGGTCAAACGCCAAGGAGAACTGCAACTGGTGCGGATGGCCGGCGGCAGCTGGCGGGCGGTGCGGCTGGGGGCGGCCTTGGGGGACCAGCTGGAAGTGCTGAGCGGCCTTGGCGCCGGTGAGGAGCTGGCCGATGACTAA
- the lodA gene encoding CTQ-dependent lysine 6-oxidase LodA yields the protein MSSRFEIHPRIGVARLGNSIDEFYLAPTKTGGLPIPCDQWGNEQPGEPLRFKDRTGAIKRQAAKFRLFRYDQDGQGQEINLDSPEVAKIEWTVHIANKKPIWYTFSELQGDLEFGHHNSYANQHVPHNNPDVTDHKARQALIIDPGPRSITQPHSQVAFSRYNIPADYHCGSFPPASAGGQQIDVLGELRMDAKGNLVALGGFGRVTGSADITSFRGAAGYWDDISDGFVVARVTLSDGSVHEADSAWLLVGSPKFAPETVNIITLADTMADVAIRKLDADPALFPGTQGHFPELPGYHPLQGFNPEHVVNFDRDVLPIIRRPGGYKWVANVPTMTEFAHPDFDIRDNSPANAANRWAYFHYFRLPLLPEDYQQHYAQLKKGPAQLFAADGVPLMPLNSGDNSVTNQGPIYKFLSLTPTQYFYLHQWAAGRFCTEPAAEPDPGAALDLVDISNCVGGPFSPGIEVTWSVRNAPIYQKPFQLALAHDNGGYQEMANHYIQHGLSISADETAGGGCEPGDLTKRMAIPWMADFHECTVQTPNITDIHVNQLADGSGIEVPPAFYVYWWPPQSPFNVVTGALEAHEQVLDAYVSNIDQQPVIPAGQNVEYQRGINSASQMIQSWSMLGFIINRGTEAIPYLVETERNYSQLAQAALNNAYASK from the coding sequence ATGTCCTCACGTTTCGAGATCCACCCCCGTATCGGTGTTGCCCGGCTCGGCAACAGCATCGACGAGTTTTACCTGGCGCCAACCAAGACTGGGGGGCTGCCCATCCCCTGCGACCAATGGGGCAACGAACAGCCCGGCGAGCCCCTTCGCTTCAAAGACCGCACCGGTGCCATCAAGCGCCAGGCCGCCAAATTCAGGCTGTTTCGCTACGACCAGGACGGCCAGGGCCAGGAGATCAACCTGGACAGCCCCGAGGTGGCCAAGATCGAGTGGACTGTCCACATCGCCAACAAAAAGCCCATCTGGTACACCTTCTCCGAGCTGCAGGGTGATCTGGAATTTGGCCACCACAACAGTTACGCAAACCAGCATGTGCCCCACAACAATCCCGATGTCACCGACCATAAGGCCCGCCAGGCCCTGATCATCGACCCAGGCCCGCGCTCCATCACCCAGCCCCACAGCCAGGTGGCCTTCAGCCGCTACAACATCCCCGCCGACTACCACTGCGGCTCCTTCCCGCCCGCCAGTGCCGGTGGCCAGCAAATCGACGTGCTGGGCGAGCTGCGCATGGACGCCAAAGGCAACCTGGTGGCTTTGGGGGGCTTTGGCAGGGTCACCGGCTCGGCAGACATCACCTCCTTTCGCGGCGCTGCCGGCTACTGGGACGATATCTCGGACGGCTTTGTGGTAGCGCGGGTGACCTTGAGCGACGGCAGCGTCCATGAGGCCGACTCGGCCTGGCTGCTGGTCGGCAGCCCCAAGTTCGCCCCCGAGACGGTCAATATCATTACCCTGGCCGATACCATGGCCGATGTGGCCATTCGCAAGCTGGACGCCGACCCGGCCCTGTTCCCCGGTACCCAGGGCCATTTCCCCGAACTGCCCGGCTACCACCCCTTGCAGGGCTTCAACCCCGAGCATGTGGTCAATTTCGACCGGGACGTACTGCCCATCATCCGCCGCCCCGGCGGTTATAAATGGGTGGCCAACGTGCCCACCATGACCGAGTTTGCCCACCCCGACTTCGATATCCGCGATAACTCCCCGGCCAACGCCGCCAACCGCTGGGCCTACTTCCACTACTTCCGGCTGCCGCTGCTGCCAGAGGACTACCAGCAACATTACGCCCAGCTGAAAAAGGGCCCGGCCCAGCTGTTCGCCGCCGACGGCGTACCGCTGATGCCACTGAACTCCGGCGACAACTCGGTCACCAACCAAGGCCCCATCTACAAGTTCCTGAGCCTGACCCCCACCCAGTATTTTTACCTGCACCAATGGGCGGCCGGCCGTTTTTGCACCGAACCGGCTGCCGAACCAGATCCGGGCGCCGCCCTGGATCTGGTGGATATCAGCAACTGCGTAGGAGGGCCCTTCTCCCCGGGCATAGAGGTGACCTGGAGCGTGCGCAACGCCCCCATTTACCAAAAGCCCTTCCAGCTGGCCCTGGCCCATGACAACGGCGGCTACCAGGAAATGGCCAACCACTACATCCAACACGGCCTGTCCATCAGCGCCGACGAAACCGCCGGTGGCGGCTGCGAGCCCGGGGACCTCACCAAGCGCATGGCCATTCCCTGGATGGCCGACTTCCACGAATGCACGGTGCAAACCCCCAACATCACCGACATCCACGTCAACCAGCTGGCCGACGGCTCCGGCATCGAGGTGCCCCCGGCCTTCTACGTCTACTGGTGGCCGCCACAAAGCCCTTTCAACGTGGTTACCGGTGCCCTGGAGGCCCACGAGCAGGTGCTGGACGCCTATGTCAGCAACATCGACCAGCAACCGGTGATCCCCGCCGGCCAGAATGTGGAATACCAGCGCGGCATCAACTCCGCCAGCCAGATGATCCAGTCCTGGTCCATGCTGGGCTTTATCATCAACCGTGGCACCGAGGCCATTCCCTACCTGGTGGAAACGGAGCGCAACTACAGCCAACTGGCCCAGGCGGCCCTCAATAATGCCTATGCCAGCAAGTAA
- a CDS encoding DUF6489 family protein → MKVTINVECTPEEARAFLGLPDVKPVQAAMMAQFEDRLKAGLEGMDPQTLAKQWFPGADIKAFEALQKAFWAQMMGKATGQG, encoded by the coding sequence ATGAAAGTCACCATCAATGTGGAATGCACCCCGGAGGAGGCCCGTGCCTTTTTGGGGCTGCCGGATGTCAAACCGGTCCAGGCCGCCATGATGGCCCAATTCGAGGATCGCCTGAAAGCGGGGTTGGAGGGCATGGACCCCCAGACCCTGGCCAAGCAGTGGTTCCCCGGCGCCGATATCAAGGCCTTTGAGGCACTGCAAAAGGCCTTTTGGGCGCAGATGATGGGCAAGGCCACAGGGCAGGGCTAG